From Rhodopseudomonas palustris, a single genomic window includes:
- a CDS encoding pyridoxamine 5'-phosphate oxidase family protein translates to MDARSPDDPRTAFPALDTVEALEAIYGVPNDASTEKVAHWITPPYRTLIEKSPFAALATVGPEGLDCSPRGDVPGFIRVHDDTTLLIPDRRGNNRIDSLRNVVRDPRVALMLLIPGSINALRINGRGYVTADEALRMSFDVEGKAPRTVIVMTVEEIYFQCGRALIRSGLWDPSKQVAQETLPTPGEILAAMTEGRVGGADYDRAWPERAKASMW, encoded by the coding sequence ATGGACGCCCGCAGCCCTGACGATCCCCGCACCGCCTTCCCTGCGCTCGACACTGTCGAGGCGCTGGAGGCGATCTACGGCGTGCCGAACGATGCGTCGACCGAGAAGGTGGCGCACTGGATCACGCCGCCGTATCGCACGCTGATCGAGAAATCGCCGTTCGCCGCGCTCGCCACCGTCGGGCCTGAAGGACTCGATTGCTCGCCGCGCGGCGACGTGCCGGGCTTTATCCGCGTCCACGACGACACTACGCTGCTAATCCCGGACCGCCGCGGCAACAACCGGATCGACTCCTTGCGCAACGTCGTGCGCGACCCGCGGGTCGCGCTGATGCTGCTGATCCCCGGCTCGATCAACGCGCTGCGCATCAATGGCCGCGGCTACGTCACCGCCGACGAGGCCTTGCGGATGTCGTTCGACGTCGAAGGCAAGGCGCCGCGCACCGTGATCGTGATGACGGTCGAGGAAATCTATTTCCAATGCGGCCGCGCGCTGATCCGCTCCGGCCTGTGGGATCCGAGCAAGCAGGTCGCACAGGAGACGCTGCCGACGCCCGGCGAAATCCTCGCTGCGATGACCGAAGGCCGCGTCGGCGGCGCAGACTACGACCGCGCCTGGCCGGAACGCGCCAAGGCGTCGATGTGGTAG
- the phnG gene encoding phosphonate C-P lyase system protein PhnG, whose product MHAETTNLPEQAAIARRRAAMAVLAASDTAAIDARVGALAPPPFTLLREPEQGLVMLRGRIGGDGAAFNVGEATVSRAAVRLASGEVGFGYTLGRDRTKAKLIALCDAMLQSADYSAAVEAEVIAPLRTEVETARAEKAAQTAATKVDFYTLVRGEG is encoded by the coding sequence ATGCACGCCGAAACCACGAACCTCCCCGAACAAGCCGCGATCGCGCGCCGTCGCGCCGCGATGGCGGTGTTGGCTGCGTCGGATACCGCAGCGATCGACGCGCGCGTCGGTGCCCTGGCGCCGCCGCCGTTCACGTTGCTCCGTGAGCCGGAACAGGGACTGGTGATGCTGCGGGGCCGGATCGGCGGCGATGGCGCTGCCTTCAATGTCGGCGAGGCGACGGTGTCGCGCGCCGCGGTGCGGCTCGCCAGCGGCGAGGTCGGGTTCGGCTACACGCTGGGCCGAGATCGTACCAAAGCAAAGCTGATCGCGCTGTGCGACGCGATGCTGCAATCGGCGGACTATTCGGCTGCGGTCGAGGCCGAGGTGATCGCGCCGCTGCGCACTGAGGTCGAGACGGCACGCGCCGAAAAGGCCGCCCAGACGGCTGCCACCAAGGTCGATTTCTACACGCTGGTGCGAGGCGAGGGCTGA
- a CDS encoding carbon-phosphorus lyase complex subunit PhnI yields the protein MYVAVKGGERAIDNAHRLLADARRGDRSVPELTLDQISEQLALGVDRVMSEGSLYDRELAALAIKQARGDLIEAIFLVRAFRATLPRYGSSEPVDTGAMAVRRRISSTFKDIPGGQILGPTFDYTHRLLDPQLAEGGDPAEPATAEANDAPTPRVTDILRQDGLIEESPVAEDDSAVGDLTREPLNFPAGRDLRLQNLARADEGFLLALGYSTQRGYGRNHPFAGEIRFGEVEVFFEAEDAGFAVPLGSVALTECQMVNQFKGSATEAPRFTRGYGLAFGQSERKAMSMALVDRALRAQELGEDVKAPAQDEEFVLSHSDNVQATGFVEHLKLPHYVDFQSELGLLRKLRAEFNQDQPELREAAE from the coding sequence ATGTATGTCGCAGTCAAAGGCGGCGAACGCGCCATCGACAATGCCCACCGGCTGCTCGCCGATGCCCGCCGCGGCGATCGTAGCGTGCCGGAGCTGACGCTCGACCAGATTTCCGAGCAGCTCGCGCTCGGCGTCGATCGGGTGATGAGCGAAGGCTCGCTGTACGATCGCGAGCTTGCGGCGCTGGCGATCAAGCAGGCACGCGGCGATCTAATCGAAGCGATCTTCCTGGTACGGGCATTCCGCGCCACGCTGCCGCGGTACGGCTCATCCGAGCCGGTCGACACCGGCGCAATGGCGGTCCGCCGGCGCATTTCCTCGACCTTCAAGGACATTCCGGGCGGCCAGATCCTCGGCCCGACCTTCGACTACACCCACCGGCTGCTCGATCCGCAGCTTGCCGAAGGCGGCGATCCCGCCGAGCCGGCGACGGCGGAAGCCAATGACGCGCCGACGCCGCGGGTTACCGACATTCTGCGGCAGGACGGGCTGATCGAAGAGTCGCCGGTTGCCGAGGACGACAGCGCGGTCGGCGACCTCACCCGCGAGCCGCTGAACTTTCCGGCCGGACGCGACCTGCGGCTGCAAAATCTCGCCCGCGCCGACGAGGGCTTCCTGCTGGCGCTCGGTTATTCCACTCAGCGCGGCTACGGCCGCAACCATCCGTTCGCCGGCGAAATCCGGTTCGGCGAAGTCGAGGTGTTCTTCGAGGCCGAAGATGCCGGCTTCGCGGTGCCGCTCGGCAGCGTGGCGCTGACCGAGTGCCAGATGGTCAATCAGTTCAAAGGCTCGGCGACCGAAGCGCCGCGCTTCACCCGAGGCTATGGCCTCGCCTTTGGCCAGAGCGAGCGCAAGGCGATGTCGATGGCACTCGTCGATCGCGCGCTACGCGCCCAAGAGCTGGGCGAGGACGTCAAGGCGCCGGCGCAGGACGAGGAGTTCGTGCTGTCGCATTCGGACAACGTCCAGGCGACCGGCTTCGTCGAGCACCTGAAGCTGCCGCACTACGTCGACTTTCAGTCCGAGCTCGGCCTGCTGCGCAAGCTGCGCGCCGAATTCAACCAGGACCAACCCGAACTGCGCGAGGCTGCGGAATGA
- the phnL gene encoding phosphonate C-P lyase system protein PhnL gives MTMTQAPALVVDNAQKSFVMHLQGGVTLPVVRGVSFRVQPGECVVLSGPSGAGKSSILKMIFGNYRCDSGAICIAHEGTTLDIATAQPRQILAARRASIGYVSQFLRAVPRVAALDVVAEPLIVQGTAREAAREQAGVLLRRLNIPERLWTLPPATFSGGEQQRVNIARGFISHTPILLLDEPTASLDAKNRAVVVELIAETKAQGAAIIAIVHDDEIREIIADRIVDVTSFAAAA, from the coding sequence ATGACCATGACCCAAGCTCCCGCTCTCGTCGTCGACAATGCGCAAAAGAGTTTCGTCATGCACCTGCAGGGCGGCGTGACGCTGCCGGTGGTGCGCGGCGTCAGTTTCCGTGTTCAGCCCGGCGAATGCGTCGTGCTGTCCGGCCCCTCCGGCGCGGGCAAATCGTCGATCCTGAAAATGATATTCGGCAATTATCGCTGCGACTCCGGCGCGATCTGTATCGCCCATGAGGGCACGACGCTCGACATCGCCACCGCGCAGCCGCGGCAGATCCTCGCCGCGCGCCGCGCCAGCATCGGCTACGTCAGCCAGTTCTTGCGCGCCGTCCCCCGCGTCGCCGCGCTCGACGTCGTGGCCGAGCCGCTGATCGTGCAGGGCACGGCTCGCGAGGCGGCGCGCGAACAGGCCGGCGTGCTGCTGCGCCGGCTCAACATTCCGGAGCGGCTGTGGACGCTGCCTCCGGCGACCTTCTCGGGCGGCGAGCAGCAGCGCGTCAACATCGCCCGCGGCTTCATCTCGCACACGCCGATCCTGCTGCTCGACGAGCCGACCGCGTCGCTCGACGCCAAGAATCGCGCCGTGGTGGTCGAGCTGATCGCGGAGACCAAGGCGCAGGGCGCCGCGATCATCGCCATCGTGCACGACGACGAGATCCGTGAGATCATCGCGGACCGCATCGTCGACGTGACCTCGTTTGCCGCCGCCGCATGA
- the phnK gene encoding phosphonate C-P lyase system protein PhnK, with amino-acid sequence MLDRVSSTAPDAFTAADQPLLIADGLSKRYGRIDACRGVSFELFPGEVLAIVGESGSGKSTLLQMLSGQMTPSAGRVSYRMRDGILRDLAELGEAERRLLLRTDWGFVHQDPAQGLRMAVSAGANVGERLMAIGWNHYGKIRSVASDWLERVEIDTGRIDDAPRTYSGGMRQRLQIARNLVTDPRLVFMDEPTGGLDVSVQARLLDLVRSLVAELGLAAIVVTHDLAVARLLSHRILVMKSGRVIETGLTDQVLDDPREPYTQLLVSSILPA; translated from the coding sequence ATGCTTGATCGCGTCTCGTCCACCGCACCGGACGCCTTCACCGCGGCCGATCAGCCGCTGCTGATCGCCGATGGCCTGTCGAAACGCTACGGCCGGATCGATGCCTGCCGCGGCGTGTCGTTCGAGCTCTTCCCTGGCGAAGTGCTGGCGATCGTCGGCGAATCCGGCTCCGGCAAATCGACCCTGCTGCAGATGCTGTCGGGACAGATGACGCCGAGCGCCGGTCGCGTGTCCTACCGGATGCGCGACGGCATCTTGCGCGATCTCGCCGAACTCGGCGAAGCCGAACGCCGGCTGCTGCTGCGCACCGATTGGGGCTTCGTGCATCAGGATCCCGCACAGGGGCTGCGCATGGCGGTCTCGGCCGGCGCCAATGTCGGCGAACGGCTGATGGCAATCGGCTGGAATCACTACGGCAAGATCCGCAGCGTCGCCAGCGACTGGCTGGAGCGCGTCGAGATCGACACCGGCCGCATCGACGATGCGCCGCGCACTTATTCCGGCGGCATGCGGCAACGGCTGCAGATCGCTCGCAACCTGGTCACCGATCCGCGCCTCGTCTTCATGGACGAGCCGACCGGGGGACTCGACGTTTCGGTGCAGGCGCGGCTGCTCGATCTGGTCCGCAGCCTGGTGGCCGAACTTGGGCTCGCCGCGATCGTCGTCACCCACGATCTGGCGGTGGCGCGGCTGCTGTCGCATCGCATCCTGGTGATGAAATCCGGCCGCGTCATCGAGACCGGGCTGACCGACCAAGTGCTCGACGATCCGCGCGAACCCTATACGCAACTGCTCGTCTCCTCGATCCTGCCGGCGTGA
- a CDS encoding IclR family transcriptional regulator, with translation MPTPSAEAVLADSAGDAAFATTLAKGLVVLEAFEGAKLLGNMELSVRTGLPRPTVARLTHTLAELGYLTYDPRVAKYAVGARALRMLHPLLAGMPFRQLARPLMQDLAYSVRGTVSIGLLDGSSMVYVETARSGDVGPHTPDIGMPIPVVRTAMGRAAASMLPEAEAARLERQLEAADGAMWSGYRDLYRDGLRQCAERQFCTCFGDYMPAIHAIAAPLFRLRERCFAINCGIPAFRLQQGQLEHGIGPRVRALAESIRVLVARPDSAEPGSRGAKTQTR, from the coding sequence ATGCCCACCCCGTCTGCGGAGGCTGTACTGGCCGACAGTGCCGGCGACGCCGCGTTCGCCACGACTCTGGCCAAAGGGCTGGTGGTGCTCGAGGCGTTCGAAGGCGCGAAGCTGTTGGGCAATATGGAGCTCTCGGTCCGCACCGGACTTCCGCGACCGACCGTCGCGCGGCTGACCCACACGCTCGCCGAGCTCGGCTATCTGACCTACGACCCCCGCGTCGCCAAATACGCGGTCGGCGCCCGCGCGCTGCGGATGCTGCACCCGCTGCTCGCCGGCATGCCGTTCCGCCAGCTCGCCCGGCCGCTGATGCAGGATCTCGCCTATAGCGTCCGCGGCACGGTCTCGATCGGTCTGCTCGACGGATCGTCGATGGTGTATGTCGAGACCGCGCGCTCCGGCGACGTCGGCCCGCATACGCCAGACATCGGCATGCCGATTCCGGTGGTTCGTACCGCGATGGGGCGCGCTGCGGCGTCGATGCTGCCGGAAGCGGAAGCCGCACGGCTCGAACGGCAGCTCGAGGCTGCCGACGGCGCGATGTGGAGCGGCTATCGCGATCTGTATCGCGACGGCCTGCGGCAATGCGCCGAGCGCCAATTCTGCACCTGCTTCGGCGACTACATGCCGGCGATCCACGCCATCGCCGCGCCGCTGTTCCGGCTGCGCGAGCGCTGCTTCGCGATCAATTGCGGGATTCCGGCGTTTCGATTGCAGCAGGGGCAGCTCGAACACGGGATCGGCCCGCGCGTTCGTGCGCTGGCCGAGAGCATTCGTGTGCTGGTCGCGCGCCCCGATTCCGCCGAGCCAGGAAGCCGAGGGGCCAAGACACAAACGAGATGA
- the phnH gene encoding phosphonate C-P lyase system protein PhnH encodes MTTTELAAGFADKVLGAQSTFRAVMEAMARPGRIQRISVEAGTPAPLMHGSAALALTLFDHDTPIWLDETIAADGTVAQWLKFHTGAPLTGDPSSAAFALIGDGSALLPLDRFALGTPEYPDRSTTLIIQVQALGSGDGFRLHGPGIDGETLLQASLQPADLFDRLSINAALFPRGLDVVLVSGDQMVAIPRTTRLSQGS; translated from the coding sequence ATGACCACCACCGAACTTGCCGCCGGCTTTGCCGACAAGGTGCTCGGGGCGCAATCGACCTTCCGCGCCGTGATGGAAGCGATGGCGCGGCCCGGCCGCATCCAACGCATCAGCGTCGAAGCCGGCACACCGGCGCCGCTGATGCACGGCAGCGCCGCACTGGCGCTGACGCTGTTCGATCACGACACGCCGATCTGGCTCGACGAGACCATCGCGGCGGACGGCACCGTGGCGCAGTGGCTGAAATTTCACACAGGCGCGCCGCTGACCGGGGATCCCTCCTCCGCGGCATTCGCGCTGATCGGTGACGGCTCGGCGTTGCTGCCGCTCGACCGGTTCGCGCTCGGCACGCCAGAATATCCGGACCGGTCGACCACACTCATTATTCAAGTGCAGGCGCTCGGCTCCGGCGACGGCTTCCGGCTGCACGGACCCGGCATCGATGGCGAGACGCTGCTGCAGGCATCGCTGCAGCCCGCCGACCTGTTCGATCGCCTGAGTATCAACGCAGCGCTGTTTCCACGCGGCCTCGACGTGGTGCTGGTAAGCGGCGATCAAATGGTGGCGATCCCGCGCACCACGCGCCTCAGCCAAGGGAGCTGA
- the phnN gene encoding phosphonate metabolism protein/1,5-bisphosphokinase (PRPP-forming) PhnN has product MTDIAVAEQTTKLIGPGRLVLVVGPSGAGKDTLINAARSLCAGDPAIVFARRVVTREASAAEDNLSVTPAEFERLETAGDFALCWRAHGHAYGLPRSLDDDIRAGRTVVANVSRMVIEPARSAYANVVVVLITAPAEVLAARIAARARASDGSITDRVGRSVDATPNFTVSNVGDPIAHARNLLEIIRHGRPQP; this is encoded by the coding sequence ATGACCGATATCGCGGTGGCGGAGCAGACGACGAAACTGATCGGCCCGGGTCGGCTGGTGCTGGTGGTCGGCCCGTCCGGCGCCGGCAAGGACACGCTGATCAATGCCGCCCGCTCGCTCTGTGCCGGCGATCCGGCGATCGTGTTTGCGCGCCGCGTCGTCACCCGCGAAGCCTCAGCGGCGGAAGACAATCTTTCGGTGACGCCGGCGGAATTCGAACGACTGGAGACAGCCGGCGACTTCGCCCTGTGTTGGCGTGCCCATGGCCACGCCTACGGTCTGCCGCGCAGCCTCGACGACGACATCCGTGCCGGACGCACCGTGGTGGCGAACGTGTCGCGGATGGTGATCGAGCCCGCGCGCAGCGCTTATGCCAATGTCGTCGTCGTGCTGATCACGGCGCCCGCCGAGGTGCTGGCGGCCCGGATCGCGGCGCGGGCTCGCGCCAGCGACGGCAGCATCACCGACCGCGTCGGGCGCAGCGTCGACGCAACTCCGAACTTCACCGTGAGCAATGTCGGCGACCCAATCGCCCACGCCCGAAACTTGTTGGAGATCATCCGCCATGGACGCCCGCAGCCCTGA
- a CDS encoding Bug family tripartite tricarboxylate transporter substrate binding protein, whose translation MPITRRMLLASAAAAFAAPSSNLAAADDWPVRVVKTVSPYGAGGANDISLRILNEFFERELKQQFIVENKPGAGTRIANEMVARSQPDGYTFLYAAAPYATAEALFGKLNYQRSELRPVAMAAFAPIFLIVNAKSEFKTLPELIAYGKAKPEGLTFGSPGPGSQPHLAAELLFKIAGVKGLNVPLRGDAAAYTELLAGRVDATFTAISSALPHIKAGSFRVLGSGSAQRSAIYPEAPTLAELGYPQIVAAGWYGFMAPAATPSPIVERLQDLVLRALGDSNVKNKLLAQGLEAHGLKGSEFAAFIDAETAKWSRVIEDAGLREK comes from the coding sequence ATGCCGATCACCCGCCGCATGCTGCTCGCGAGCGCCGCTGCCGCTTTCGCGGCGCCGTCGTCGAATCTGGCCGCAGCCGACGATTGGCCGGTCCGCGTCGTCAAGACGGTGTCGCCCTACGGCGCCGGCGGTGCCAACGACATCTCCTTGCGGATCCTCAACGAGTTCTTCGAACGCGAGCTCAAGCAGCAATTCATCGTCGAGAACAAGCCGGGTGCCGGCACCCGCATCGCCAACGAGATGGTCGCGCGAAGTCAGCCCGACGGTTACACCTTCCTGTACGCGGCGGCGCCTTACGCTACGGCGGAAGCGTTGTTCGGCAAGCTGAACTATCAGCGCAGCGAGCTGCGGCCGGTGGCGATGGCGGCGTTCGCGCCGATCTTCCTGATCGTGAACGCCAAGTCCGAATTCAAGACGCTGCCGGAGCTGATCGCCTATGGCAAAGCGAAGCCGGAGGGGCTGACATTCGGCTCGCCCGGGCCGGGCTCTCAGCCGCATCTGGCCGCCGAGCTGCTGTTCAAGATCGCGGGCGTCAAGGGACTGAACGTACCGCTACGCGGCGATGCGGCCGCCTACACCGAACTGCTCGCCGGCCGCGTCGACGCCACGTTCACGGCGATCAGCTCGGCGCTGCCGCACATCAAGGCGGGCAGTTTCCGCGTGCTCGGCTCCGGTTCGGCGCAGCGGAGTGCGATCTACCCCGAGGCGCCGACTCTGGCCGAACTCGGCTATCCGCAGATCGTCGCCGCCGGTTGGTACGGCTTTATGGCGCCGGCCGCGACGCCATCGCCGATTGTCGAGCGGCTGCAGGATCTCGTGCTGCGCGCACTCGGCGATTCCAACGTGAAGAACAAGCTGCTCGCCCAGGGCCTCGAAGCGCACGGGCTGAAGGGCTCCGAATTCGCGGCCTTCATCGACGCCGAAACCGCGAAGTGGAGCCGGGTGATCGAGGATGCCGGGCTGCGAGAGAAGTGA
- a CDS encoding alpha-D-ribose 1-methylphosphonate 5-phosphate C-P-lyase PhnJ produces MTEATYNFAYLDEQTKRMIRRAILKAIAIPGYQVPFASREMPMPYGWGTGGVQVTASILGPDDTLKVIDQGSDDTTNAISIRKFFAKTAGVATTTATPDASVIQTRHRIPETPLREGQVLVYQVPIPEPLRFLEPRETETRRMHALAEYGLMHVKLYEDIAKFGHIATAYAYPVKVAGRYVMDPSPTPKFDNPKMDNCPALQLFGAGREKRIYAIPPYTQVVSLDFEDHPFTRYRQDGCCALCGADDSYLDEIVTDNAGTRMFVCSDTDYCEGRRAEGHTGSETAPMESDHA; encoded by the coding sequence ATGACCGAGGCGACCTACAATTTCGCTTATCTCGACGAGCAGACCAAGCGGATGATCCGCCGGGCGATCCTGAAAGCGATCGCGATCCCCGGCTATCAGGTGCCGTTCGCCAGCCGCGAGATGCCGATGCCTTATGGCTGGGGCACCGGCGGCGTGCAGGTGACGGCGTCGATCCTCGGCCCGGACGATACGCTGAAGGTGATCGACCAGGGCAGCGACGACACCACCAACGCGATCTCTATCCGGAAATTCTTCGCCAAGACGGCCGGCGTCGCGACCACGACGGCAACGCCGGACGCGAGCGTGATCCAGACCCGGCACCGGATTCCGGAGACGCCGCTGCGTGAAGGCCAGGTGCTGGTGTATCAAGTTCCGATCCCGGAGCCGCTGCGCTTTCTGGAGCCGCGCGAGACCGAGACGCGGCGTATGCATGCGCTCGCCGAATACGGCCTGATGCACGTCAAGCTGTACGAGGACATCGCCAAGTTCGGCCACATCGCCACCGCCTATGCCTACCCGGTGAAGGTCGCCGGCCGCTACGTGATGGACCCGTCGCCGACGCCGAAATTCGACAATCCGAAGATGGACAATTGCCCGGCGCTGCAACTGTTCGGCGCCGGCCGCGAGAAACGGATCTACGCGATCCCGCCTTATACGCAGGTGGTGTCGCTGGATTTCGAGGACCATCCGTTCACGCGCTATCGCCAGGACGGCTGCTGCGCGCTGTGCGGCGCCGATGATTCCTATCTCGACGAGATCGTCACCGACAACGCCGGCACCCGGATGTTCGTGTGCTCCGACACCGATTACTGCGAAGGCCGCCGCGCCGAGGGTCACACCGGCAGCGAAACCGCACCGATGGAGAGCGACCATGCTTGA
- a CDS encoding PepSY-associated TM helix domain-containing protein, which translates to MRLMFGRLHRWAGLITAAFLFFSGVTGAVISWDHEIDETINARLFDVATTGPAIPSIELAQRIEHRDPRARVIFFSMTPEQGHSLSFFVLPRIDPATGKRYTLDYNQVFLDPNTGAELGRRYWGAVWPITRENFVSFLYKLHYTMHVPEFWGSDRWGARLLGIVAIIWTIDCFVGFYLTLPARKLLRGGQAPAVKRQLGKGFWARWAPAWKIKTSGSAYRINFDIHRAFSLWTWGVLFIVAFTAFSLNLYFEVFSPLMKTVSNYTPTPYEQRPYRDLDHPIEPKMSFAEIAARATADGKARGFTEPLGSLFYGPAHGVFAAAFFKPGEEHGAAGVGPAQLYYDSEDGRYLGDRLPWVGTAADVFVQMQLPLHSGRILGLPGRILISAMGLVVAALSVTGVVIWARKRRARLATKRSRQAASGARLAPAE; encoded by the coding sequence ATGAGACTGATGTTTGGGCGCCTTCACCGCTGGGCGGGGCTGATTACCGCGGCATTTCTGTTTTTCTCCGGCGTCACCGGCGCGGTGATCTCGTGGGATCACGAAATCGACGAGACCATCAACGCCCGGCTGTTCGACGTCGCGACCACCGGACCGGCGATTCCCTCGATCGAGCTTGCCCAGCGCATCGAGCACCGCGATCCGCGAGCCCGCGTCATCTTCTTCTCGATGACGCCGGAACAAGGCCACTCGCTGTCGTTCTTCGTGCTGCCGCGGATCGATCCGGCGACAGGCAAGCGCTACACGCTCGACTACAATCAGGTGTTTCTCGACCCCAACACCGGCGCGGAACTCGGCCGGCGCTATTGGGGCGCGGTGTGGCCGATCACGCGCGAGAACTTCGTCTCGTTTCTGTACAAGCTGCACTACACCATGCACGTGCCCGAGTTCTGGGGCAGCGATCGCTGGGGTGCGCGGCTGCTCGGTATCGTCGCAATCATCTGGACGATCGATTGCTTCGTCGGCTTCTACCTGACGCTGCCGGCGCGAAAGTTGCTCCGGGGCGGACAGGCGCCGGCGGTGAAGCGCCAGCTCGGCAAGGGGTTCTGGGCGCGGTGGGCGCCGGCCTGGAAGATCAAGACTTCGGGCAGCGCCTACCGGATCAATTTCGACATTCACCGCGCCTTCAGCCTGTGGACCTGGGGGGTGCTGTTCATCGTCGCATTCACGGCGTTTTCGCTGAACCTGTATTTCGAGGTGTTTTCGCCGCTGATGAAGACGGTGTCGAACTACACGCCGACGCCCTACGAGCAGCGCCCGTATCGTGACCTCGACCACCCGATCGAGCCGAAGATGAGCTTTGCCGAGATCGCGGCGCGCGCCACCGCGGACGGCAAGGCGCGCGGCTTCACCGAGCCGCTCGGCTCGCTGTTCTACGGCCCGGCGCACGGCGTGTTCGCGGCGGCGTTCTTCAAGCCGGGCGAAGAGCACGGCGCTGCCGGGGTCGGCCCGGCGCAGCTCTATTACGACAGCGAGGACGGCCGCTATCTCGGCGATCGGCTGCCCTGGGTCGGCACCGCCGCGGACGTGTTCGTGCAGATGCAGCTTCCGCTGCATTCCGGCCGCATCCTCGGCCTGCCCGGCCGGATCCTGATCTCGGCGATGGGCCTGGTGGTGGCGGCGCTGTCGGTCACCGGCGTGGTGATCTGGGCGCGCAAGCGCCGCGCGCGGCTCGCGACCAAGCGCAGCCGGCAGGCCGCATCCGGCGCCCGACTGGCTCCGGCGGAGTAA
- a CDS encoding alpha-D-ribose 1-methylphosphonate 5-triphosphate diphosphatase — protein sequence MNDSQEMVLGNARLVLADRVIEHGWVAIADGVIAEIGEGDAPNGAKDMHGDLVMPGLVELHTDHLEAHYTPRPKVQWNPVAAVVSYDGQLATCGITTVLDSLRVWREEGAEEVDGQAIVLAGAISTARDAQLLRADHFLHLRCEIPMPNVVAEAKELIDRPDIRLMSLMDHTPGQRQFRDEEKLRDYYRGKGAGMTDADLDVMFARRLYCKETYADANMRAIVELAHRYEIPLASHDDTTPENVADAVRDRVAVAEFPTTLEAARELHQAGIDILMGAPNVVRGGSHSGNIAAIDLAHEGLLDILSSDYIPSSLLIAALQLPTRAPAIDLAAAIRTVTKAPAEAVGLNDRGEISKGKRADLIRVHVAHDVPAVRSVWREGQRVA from the coding sequence ATGAACGATTCACAGGAGATGGTGCTGGGCAATGCCCGGCTGGTGTTGGCCGACCGGGTGATCGAGCACGGCTGGGTCGCGATCGCCGACGGTGTGATCGCGGAAATCGGCGAAGGCGACGCGCCGAACGGCGCCAAGGACATGCACGGCGATCTGGTGATGCCGGGCCTCGTCGAGCTGCACACCGACCACCTCGAAGCGCACTACACGCCGCGACCGAAGGTGCAGTGGAATCCGGTCGCCGCCGTGGTGTCGTATGACGGCCAGCTCGCGACCTGCGGCATCACCACGGTGCTCGACTCGCTCCGGGTGTGGCGCGAGGAAGGCGCCGAGGAGGTCGACGGCCAGGCGATCGTACTGGCCGGCGCGATCTCGACGGCGCGCGACGCGCAACTGCTGCGCGCCGATCACTTTCTGCATCTGCGCTGTGAAATCCCGATGCCGAACGTGGTGGCGGAGGCCAAGGAGCTGATCGACCGCCCCGACATCCGGCTGATGTCGCTGATGGATCACACGCCGGGCCAGCGCCAGTTCCGCGACGAGGAGAAGCTGCGCGACTACTACCGCGGCAAGGGCGCCGGCATGACCGATGCCGATCTCGACGTGATGTTCGCTCGCCGGCTGTACTGCAAGGAAACCTACGCCGACGCCAATATGCGGGCGATCGTCGAACTGGCGCACCGCTACGAGATTCCGCTCGCGAGCCACGACGACACTACGCCGGAGAATGTCGCCGACGCGGTCCGCGACCGGGTTGCGGTCGCCGAGTTTCCGACCACGCTGGAAGCGGCGCGCGAACTGCACCAGGCCGGCATCGACATCCTGATGGGTGCGCCCAACGTGGTGCGCGGCGGCTCGCATTCCGGCAACATCGCGGCGATCGATCTGGCGCACGAGGGCCTGCTCGATATCCTGTCGTCGGACTACATCCCGTCGAGCCTGCTGATCGCCGCGCTGCAATTGCCGACGCGCGCGCCGGCGATCGACCTCGCCGCGGCGATCCGCACCGTGACCAAGGCACCGGCCGAGGCGGTCGGCCTCAACGATCGCGGCGAAATTTCCAAGGGCAAGCGCGCCGACCTGATCCGCGTCCACGTCGCGCACGACGTGCCGGCGGTGCGCAGCGTCTGGCGCGAAGGACAGCGCGTGGCATGA